From Candidatus Bathyarchaeota archaeon:
CGAGAACGCCAACCGCTATCTCCGCGCCAGTACCCACCGCGGCATACTTGTCTGGAATCACAGATCCTAAAACGTCCAAAACATAAATCGAAGCCCCATCTTCATCCACGCCACCAATAATAGTCTGCGTGATTAACGGAAACAACCGCCTACCAAAAAGAAGGTTAGACATGACTTTAGCTGCCGACCTCACGGATATCCTTCTGCCACTGTCCAATTTGAAAAGGTTCGCATGAGCTTCAGCCTCCCTTACAAGGACCTGCATGTCAGAAACCAGTCCTGCACACGCTGCACCTATGTGGTCTGTTATCTTGAAAACCTTCTTTCCAGCTTTGCTCATGACGAAATAGCCATAGGTAACCCGTTTTTCAGAGGCAAGTAAAACACCTTCAGAAAACACTATGCCTAATGTTGTGGCGCCCGGCATCAAAAAGTAAGGATGTTGCTGATTTTGCTCAATCAAAGCATTGTCCCCCTAAATGTCTGTTGATTATAGACGACCCCCAAATTTAAACTTAATCATAAAAATCTTTAATGCTCGCAGAGAGTTGAGATAATGGAATAATTAAACGATATCACGAGGAAATCGGCGACAAAGCAAAACATTATTCTGTAACCCGCTGGTTTTGGATGCATGAATACTAATGATCAACCTTTCCATTCAAGAAATCGACGAGTTATGGTGCGGTGTTGCTCTTGAAGACGACAAAATCTTTGCAACATCATTTGCCTTAAGTGAGAGAGACGCTTTTAGATGTCTACTGAGAGAATTGCCTTATAACACAATTTTTCAAGTTGCCCTAAAGAAATACGCGCTTGCAGAAGCAGCTTTAGGGGCGATAAAGGCCACTTTTTACGGCGAAGATGTTTCTTTCAGTTTCCAATTCGCCTTGACTCGCTTAACCGATTATGCTCAGAGAGTGTTGAGGTTAACTTCACTTATTCCCACGGGCTACGTGACGACTTACGGCGCTCTAGCAAAGACTGCTGGTGGGAGTCCTAGATCTGTTGGGCGGGTGATGGCGACTAACCCTTTCGCGCCTTTAATTCCCTGTCACAGAGTTGTAGCTGCAGATATGACCTTAGGCGGCTACGGCGGTGGCTTAAAGACAAAGTGGGATATTTTACAGAGAGAAAACCGAAAATATGGAAAGGTAATTGAGGCTAAAATCAACGGCAAAGCATTACGATTATTTCCAGTTGGCATGCTTAAACCTAGCAAATAACAATATGAAAATTGGAAGTTCCTCCTCGATTTGAGACTTCTGAGCTCTATATTCTTGCACTTAAATTATGAACAAACTAACAAACAATCATGTGTGTAATTACTCTAGAAATCGTTAGAGTTCACATCCAAAGTGGAAATGCACACACGTATTATAGTTAAGTTTAACAAATATTAAGTTCATGCACATACTATGCCGTTAGAGAGGACTTTCATATGCCACGAGGACTTTACATCGGTCGGTTTCAACCCTTCCATTTAGGCCATCTTCACGCAATAAAACATGTTTTATCTGAAGTCGATGAGGTGGTGATAGTGATTGGTAGCGCCCAATACAGCCACCGATTAGATAATCCCTTCACCGCAGGCGAACGAGTCACTATGATCCGCAAAGCTTTAGACGAAGCCAAAATATCACCATCAAAATATTGGATTATACCCATTCGTGACATGCACGTTCACATGATGTGGGTTGCAGAAGTCAAAGGCTACACGCCCAAGTTTGAACACGTCTATTCAAATGAACCCCTTACACGACGACTGTTTCTGGAAGCCGGGTTCCCCGTTAAACCGATACCCTTCAACAAACGTCATCTCTACCTAGCCACAGAAATAAGGAAGAAAATGTTGGAAAACAAAAATTGGACAACACTCGTGCCCAACTGCGTTGCCGAATATATTAAAAAGATTGACGGCGTAGAAAGACTACACGACTTAGCTAAAACCGACCAAGTTCAACAATAGCCCTGGCGCCGAACACGGATAGAATCTCTACTTTTTACCTTAAATCGTTTTGCTGCACTGCCTTGATTTACTGGAACCTCTAGAAAATCATGACCACCAACTATCGCAAGAGCGCTACTCAAAGAAACGTCGCCATAAGCAGAACACAGCTTCAAAGCCGCAGCCTTTCCACCCATTTCAATCTTGACGAATTCGTTTTCGCGAATACCTAGTTTTTTTATGATTTCCGACGAAATGTTTGTAATGACATTGCCAAAACCGTCAACGTGCAATACCTCGCCAAACACAACATTCTCCATCAAACGTGGTTTCGCAAAATCCGGCACAACATAGTCTTTAATTTTTTGGTCCAAACTCAGACACCTTAACCCCCCTCGCTAGATAGGCGGCAACAATCGCGAAAATGTCTCGGCCATGAAAGGTTTTCGTAACTTTCGAAAGCATGCATTTCCGATTCTCAATAGCATAGACGTGCCGCAGGCCTTCTTTTAAAGCGGCCAACATAAGCAGTCCATTATCTGGTCCGACAAAATGGCTATGTTTGGTTCCTACGATTATTGGGCGACGTTTAGTTCCAACGCTTGGGTCTACAATGGCTACGTGCACTGTTCCTTTTGGAAAAAAATGGTGTTGCAGATGCGAGTATGAAGGCACCCATGCGTATGTTGAATTTGTCAATTTCGTGGCTGATGTCAACAATTTTTGCTTCGGGACATTTACTTAATATAACGGCTTTCATTTCTGCAACATAAGGGTCTTTCAACCCGAAATCGGAAAGAAGCGTTACTATTGCTTGCTGCATGACTTTCTCCCTGTAGAACACTTGGGCAGGGTATATTTTAACTTCGCAATGACCTAGGCTTCTCTAGTCAGCACTTATATATTGCTCTACTGATTTTCGTCTAGAAGAAGCTGGTGGATCAAACTCTTGTCGGAAATAACAGATTACCTGAAAAAAAAGATTGCTGAGGTCCGCCTTGCCAGACTTGTCGGGGAAATCGTCTGGGCATTAGGTTCATCCATTTCTATCGCTGGGCTATTTTTGCACATTCTTCTACTCGCAATTGTAGGTTTTTCGTTGCTGTTTGCGGGACTATTTCTAAGCGTCCACTATGAATTTCAAAGATTAGACTACATGCATGCGCTGGAAAGAATTGCACATCAAGAGAAATAGAACCAAAATGTTCGATGAAAGAAATATTTTAATGCACATAGATATTTTACCAAAGATGGAGAAATAATGTTTCCAAATTTGCTCCTCAGTCTAGGCCCGTTTGGTTGGCTTGTGCTATTAGCCCTTTTAGTAATAGGCTTAATAATCATCATCGCTATTGTGAAAATTATCTTGTTCATTTTGCCTGCAGCTATCATAGCTTTGGTGGTTTGGTTGATTACTCAAAGTGAGGTGTATGCAGGTATCGCTTTTATCGCCATCGCTGTTCTCTCGATTTTGAAGCGTTAATCGCATTAAGACAACGAGAAGCGCCGCAAGCCGTTAAACAATGTTATCCTTTCTCACAGGTTCTAGGATTTTAGAAACATTTTCTTCATCTATTTTCCTTAAAAAAATTTTTTAACCTTCGAACGAAGACCTGAAACGATTTCGACTTTTCTTTCAAAAATTTTTGAAAGCTCCTTTACTAACTCTCTATTGACTTTTCCTTTAACCGGCTGTTGCCTGCAAAATATTACAAGCTCGTCGTTAACTTGTATTCTAAAGTTTTTTGATTTGGGTTTCACCTGAATTTGAAGTATCACTCCGTCTTTAGTCTTCAACATCTTCATTGGTTCACCGACTTGATGCCCTCAAACCCTTGTGGTGATAAGGTCAACTTCCCGCTTGTTGATTAAAGCCTTTATGACTAAAAAGTTTGTAAGATAAAATACACACACTCCCTTATTACAAACAGTTTTTGAACATGTATAAGAGATAGGTGACGTGCTAAATGGCGATAGTCAGTGAAAGAGTAGCTCCAGCAGTGCCCCAAAGAGTCGCTCCAGAGACTAAAACCCTCAACGCTCAGCAGGTCACCTCGATAGCCATGGCTTTCTTGAAGTCACTTGGACACAAAAGAGGAATCAAGCCAAAACATGTTTTCATAGAAAACCAGCGCTACGTTGTCGAGGCGGAAATCGGGAAAAAAATACTTGCGAAGGTACAAATAGACATGGTTACGAGTGAAATAAAAGAATATGCCATTGAAAA
This genomic window contains:
- a CDS encoding SAM-dependent chlorinase/fluorinase — protein: MDQKIKDYVVPDFAKPRLMENVVFGEVLHVDGFGNVITNISSEIIKKLGIRENEFVKIEMGGKAAALKLCSAYGDVSLSSALAIVGGHDFLEVPVNQGSAAKRFKVKSRDSIRVRRQGYC
- a CDS encoding SAM-dependent chlorinase/fluorinase, whose translation is MHVAIVDPSVGTKRRPIIVGTKHSHFVGPDNGLLMLAALKEGLRHVYAIENRKCMLSKVTKTFHGRDIFAIVAAYLARGVKVSEFGPKN
- the psmB gene encoding archaeal proteasome endopeptidase complex subunit beta; the encoded protein is MPGATTLGIVFSEGVLLASEKRVTYGYFVMSKAGKKVFKITDHIGAACAGLVSDMQVLVREAEAHANLFKLDSGRRISVRSAAKVMSNLLFGRRLFPLITQTIIGGVDEDGASIYVLDVLGSVIPDKYAAVGTGAEIAVGVLEENYREDMGLEEVKEMAVRAMKSAISRDSMSGNGIDFLIFTKEGIIEESMKF
- a CDS encoding methylated-DNA--[protein]-cysteine S-methyltransferase, translated to MINLSIQEIDELWCGVALEDDKIFATSFALSERDAFRCLLRELPYNTIFQVALKKYALAEAALGAIKATFYGEDVSFSFQFALTRLTDYAQRVLRLTSLIPTGYVTTYGALAKTAGGSPRSVGRVMATNPFAPLIPCHRVVAADMTLGGYGGGLKTKWDILQRENRKYGKVIEAKINGKALRLFPVGMLKPSK
- a CDS encoding DUF167 domain-containing protein; translated protein: MLKTKDGVILQIQVKPKSKNFRIQVNDELVIFCRQQPVKGKVNRELVKELSKIFERKVEIVSGLRSKVKKFF
- a CDS encoding nicotinamide-nucleotide adenylyltransferase, with the protein product MPRGLYIGRFQPFHLGHLHAIKHVLSEVDEVVIVIGSAQYSHRLDNPFTAGERVTMIRKALDEAKISPSKYWIIPIRDMHVHMMWVAEVKGYTPKFEHVYSNEPLTRRLFLEAGFPVKPIPFNKRHLYLATEIRKKMLENKNWTTLVPNCVAEYIKKIDGVERLHDLAKTDQVQQ
- a CDS encoding SAM-dependent chlorinase/fluorinase produces the protein MQQAIVTLLSDFGLKDPYVAEMKAVILSKCPEAKIVDISHEIDKFNIRMGAFILASATPFFSKRNSARSHCRPKRWN